ACCCGCGCATCCTGCACGCGGCGCACGAGCTGTACGGCGACCTCATGGTGCCGTTCGACGAGTCGATCGTGCTCAAGATGCCGCACCACGGCGCCAGCTTTCCCTGGCACCAGGACGGCAACTTCAAGACCGGCGCGGTGGCCGAGCGCGGCCACAACTTCGGCATCTACCTGACCCCGTCGGCGGTCGCCAACGGCGCGGTGCACGTGCTGCCCGGCTCGCACCGGCGCGGCATCCTCGACCTGGAGGCGATGGTGGAGCGGCACGGCTTCGCGCTGCCGGGTGCGTTGGCCGCCCCGGCGGGTCCGGGCGACGCCAACATCCACAGCCGTTCCATTGCGCATGGTTCGCAGCCCAGTGTCTCCCCCGACCTGCGCGTCACCTGGTACGTGGGCTTCCACCACCGCGATGCGATCCGCCGCGCGTGGGAAAAAACGGCGATCGAGGCGCGCCGGCTGCTGATCCCGATCGCCGTCGAAGCCCGCCGCATCTCGGGCCGCTTCCCGAACGAAGCCCCGTTCCCCTACCGCCGCCTGGGCCTCGAACCGCCCGCCAACCCCGCCGACCGCGAACGAGCCCTCCGCTCCATCGCCCTGCACGTATAGCC
This window of the Spirochaetaceae bacterium genome carries:
- a CDS encoding phytanoyl-CoA dioxygenase family protein, which codes for MTFDGVLADSQLAELREQGFYLLRGLIDEAEAGELLAETRRLIDRAPAAPKGPFDAHGDPVSHPEDYMFPLDAAGEPVLNRIRYPAWRSRLFLEAYGNPRILHAAHELYGDLMVPFDESIVLKMPHHGASFPWHQDGNFKTGAVAERGHNFGIYLTPSAVANGAVHVLPGSHRRGILDLEAMVERHGFALPGALAAPAGPGDANIHSRSIAHGSQPSVSPDLRVTWYVGFHHRDAIRRAWEKTAIEARRLLIPIAVEARRISGRFPNEAPFPYRRLGLEPPANPADRERALRSIALHV